One window of the Chryseobacterium sp. CY350 genome contains the following:
- the hisIE gene encoding bifunctional phosphoribosyl-AMP cyclohydrolase/phosphoribosyl-ATP diphosphatase HisIE, whose product MIDFSKTNSLVPVIIQDDRTLQVLMLGYMNEEALEKTKKEGIVTFFSRSKNGLWTKGEESGNFLKVKNIAIDCDQDTILIKAIPENIVCHTGSFSCFGDKESKGFLYELEEKIAQRIDNKVEESYTYSLYKKGINKVAQKVGEEAVEVVIEAKDNDADLFKNEAADLLYHFLILLKAKNFSLQEIEEILVKRNR is encoded by the coding sequence ATGATAGATTTTAGTAAAACGAATAGTTTGGTTCCCGTGATCATTCAGGATGACAGAACTTTACAGGTTTTGATGTTGGGTTATATGAACGAAGAAGCATTAGAAAAAACAAAAAAAGAAGGCATTGTTACTTTTTTCAGTCGTTCAAAAAACGGATTATGGACAAAAGGTGAGGAGTCCGGGAATTTTTTAAAAGTAAAAAATATAGCAATAGATTGTGATCAGGATACGATTTTGATAAAAGCAATACCTGAAAATATTGTTTGCCACACCGGAAGTTTCAGTTGTTTCGGAGATAAAGAATCGAAAGGATTTTTGTACGAATTAGAAGAAAAAATTGCCCAAAGGATAGATAACAAAGTTGAAGAATCCTACACATATTCGCTATACAAAAAAGGGATTAATAAAGTCGCACAAAAAGTAGGAGAGGAAGCAGTAGAAGTGGTGATTGAAGCAAAAGATAATGATGCAGACCTGTTTAAAAATGAAGCGGCAGATCTTCTTTATCATTTTTTGATTTTACTGAAAGCCAAAAACTTTTCTTTGCAGGAAATCGAAGAGATTCTGGTGAAGCGCAATCGATAA